The Macrobrachium nipponense isolate FS-2020 chromosome 13, ASM1510439v2, whole genome shotgun sequence genome has a window encoding:
- the LOC135225151 gene encoding beta-1,4-N-acetylgalactosaminyltransferase bre-4-like produces MQPTTPRDDGGDQRLQTSGSVNGSLLIRTLRSCICRPKFWKYLILAVILLLVVQLSLTTLFHKKYGSMLYLLSVQGRFRWKNETNSTSPNDTETSGASVCDKKELCPTVPPNLVGVLKINTTVPSIEEQESNSSKLEPGGRYRPAECRSRHRVAIIIPYRNRAYHLPVFLYHMLPILQRQQLDFAIYIVEQAGNGTFNRGKLMNVGALESLKLYSYDCFIFHDIDLLPEDDRNLYTCPQQPRHMSVAVSTLGYKLLSPDMFGGVCAMTVPQFKAVNGFSNIFWGWGGEDDDMANRVKFHGFVISRYPEPIARYLMLKHQKAVPSPGRFQRVYEGKNKLTTEGLNNLKYKVLDVKLHRQYTWILANIETA; encoded by the exons ATGCAGCCGACAACTCCTCGAGATGACGGAGGTGACCAGAGGCTGCAGACCAGCGGCTCCGTCAATGGTTCCCTATTAATCCGGACCTTAAGGTCGTGCATCTGTCGACCGAAATTCTGGAAGTACCTGATTCTGGCCGTTATTTTACTGTTGGTCGTTCAGCTGTCTCTCACCACGCTCTTCCACAAAAAATATGGCTCCATGCTTTAC TTGCTATCGGTTCAGGGCAGGTTTCGGTGGAAAAATGAGACTAATAGCACCAGTCCAAATGACACAGAAACCTCAGGAGCCTCTGTCTGCGACAAGAAAGAACTTTGCCCTACGGTACCCCCTAACTTAg TTGGCGTCCTCAAGATAAACACTACAGTGCCATCTATCGAAGAGCAGGAAAGTAATTCCTCTAAGCTGGAACCAGGAGGCAGGTACAGACCAGCCGAGTGCCGGTCGAGACACCGTGTGGCCATCATCATCCCTTACAGGAACCGGGCCTATCATCTTCCTGTGTTTCTTTATCATATGCTTCCAATACTCCAGAGGCAGCAGCTAGATTTTGCCATATATATCGTTGAGCAAGCAG GAAACGGAACATTCAATCGGGGAAAGTTGATGAACGTTGGCGCCTTGGAATCTCTCAAGCTCTATTCGTACGACTGTTTCATATTCCACGATATCGATCTATTGCCAGAAGACGACAGAAATCTTTATACTTGTCCACAACAACCACGCCACATGTCTGTAGCCGTCAGTACGCTGGGTTACAA GCTACTTTCACCTGACATGTTTGGTGGCGTATGCGCGATGACAGTTCCGCAGTTCAAGGCTGTCAATGGCTTCAGTAACATATTCTGGGGCTGGGGAGGTGAAGACGATGACATGGCCAACAGAGTAAAGTTCCACGGATTCGTAATTTCTCGTTATCCTGAACCTATCGCCCGTTATTTGATGCTGAAACACCAGAAAGCTGTGCCGAGCCCTGGCAG GTTCCAGCGTGtatatgaaggtaaaaataagctCACGACAGAAGGTTTAAACAATCTCAAATACAAAGTATTGGATGTGAAACTTCATCGGCAATATACGTGGATTTTAGCTAACATTGAGACTGCTTGA